The DNA window GAGTTTTCGAAGTTTCCACCGATACTTCTTAAAAATCCGTAACCGTCGGGCATAATTTCCAAAATACCGGTAAATAATAGATATCCGCCTTGCTGTACCTGAGCTTTTAAAATTTCAAACATCAAGTCTTGACGTTTATACTCTTGAGGGTTTTCAACACCCAATTTTTTTGCTATTTCTATAAGTTCGTCAGTCGTCATTTGACGAAGTTCTTCGATAGTATAGCCCTCAACCGGAATATGAGTTCTTTGCTTTTTTGACTCTTCTTGAGTCGTAACACTATTTTTTTCTTGATTTTCCATACAAATAGTCCTTCGTAGAATTTTGGGGTATGTGAAGTTTTAATGCGATTTTAATGAATTTATATTTTTTTGTCAAGCTGCGGCCAAATTGCAAGAATGGTATAATTTTATAAAAAAAGGAGCAAATATAAAAAAAGAAATAATCGCCACGACAAACGAAAGAGTCGATAAATTTTTATCAAAAGAGCTTAACGAAAACAGAAACCAAATAGAACAACTTATAAAAAAAGGGCTTGTAAAAGTAAATTCAAAACCTATAAAAAAAGGTGGAGTAAAGTTAAAACAAGGCGATATTATAGAAATAACATTTCCTAAAACCGAAGAAAAAGAGAGCAAAAAAGCCGATTTCGACATACCTATATTGTATGAAGACGAAGATTTGCTGATAATAAACAAACCCCCTGGAGTCGTCGTACACCCGGCTCCGAGCTATAAAGAAGCAACACTTGTGGATTGGCTGAAACAAAAAGGCTACAGCCTCTCGACAATCGCGGGAGACGAGAGATTCGGAATAGTTCATCGAATAGACAAAGAAACAAGCGGAGCGCTCGTAATAGCCAAAAACAACAAAACCCATGAATTCTTAAGCAATCAACTAAAAGATAAAAGTATGGGTCGATACTACCTTATGCTTTTAAACGAACCTCTAAAAGAAGCAAAATGCGTTGAAGCGCCTATTGCCAGAAATCCCAAAAACAGACTGAAAATGGCAATAGTAAACGGAGGAAAAGAAGCCAAAACCTTATTCGTACCGATTCAAGACAACCTTACAGCCGCAAAACTTTTTACCGGTAGAACTCACCAAATAAGAGTCCATTTGACAAAACTCGGTCGTTATATCTTGGGAGATACTACATACGGAAAAAAAGAGCAAAAAATCCCGCGTGTAATGCTACACGCAAGAGAGCTCTATCTCACTCATCCAAACGGCCAAAAACTTAGTATAATAGCACCATTGTTTGATGATTTCAAAACTTTAATACAAGGAATTGACGATGAAAAAATATCTTCTCTTAGCAATATCTTTGCTACTTATGACGGGATGTGCGATAAACAACAAACCGGCGCCTAAATCAAACCCTAACTTACCGACGGTGAAAAATTTCAAAGCATATCCTGATAGAAACGCTATGGCTCTATTTTGGGACCCTGTTAAAAATATGAGCGGATATTATATTCAAAGATATTCACCAAAAACTAAAAAATGGACGCAAATAGCGACGATAAACGACCCTTACAAATCTATCTACGTAGATAAAAAGCTAAAACCGAATACTATTTACAAATACAGAATTGCGACTTTTGATAAAAACCAAGTCCCTTCATTAGCGGTAGAAACGTCTCAAAAAACGCTTCCGCCTTTAAGTGCCGTAATCCCTGTTGAGAGCAAACCTCTTGAAAAAGGGATGATAAAAATAATTTTCAGACCTCATCAAAACGAAAGAGTGGAAGAGTATAAAATCCAAAGATTCAACGACTCAAAAGCAAAATGGGAAACAATTGGTACCTTATCTCCGAGACTAAACGTGGAATTTATCGATAGAGGATTAAAAGACGGAAAAATCTACAAATACAGAATCATAGCGATAAGTTTTGACGGGATTAAATCTTATCCTTCAAAAACTATCGTAGTTTCTACATACCCTAAACCACCTGTGGTTTTGAACCTAAAAGCAAGTGTCGATTTACCTAAAAAAATAAAAATCACTTGGTCGCCGGTACCGAATGCTGTAGCATACAAAATCTACTACTCTACTTCCGCCCAGGGAGCTTTTTCGCTTCTTGCAAAAACTCAAAATACTTACTATATCGACAATATCGGAAAAGACGGAGTTAAAAGATTTTATAAAGTAACAGCCGTATCAAAATACGGCACCGAATCTTTACTTAACGAATCTCCGGTTGTTATGGGAATGACTCTCCCGGCACCAGCAAAACCTATCGTCTCTACAAATATTACGGCAAACCAAGTCGAATTTATTTTTACTTCACCTGATAACAGAGCGGCAAAATATCTGATTATAAAAAAAGAAAAAGAAGGCTTTTTAAAATACAAAACGACAAAATACGTAACTTCAAAAAACAGCTTTATCGACACTATCAATCCTAAAAAAGAGTACGAATACGAAATTTACGAAGTAGATAAATACGGACTTATTTCAAAAAAACCGGCGGTTGTGGAAATAGGAGGATAAATGCCCCATATTGTAATCGATAAAATAAAAAATATCGACTATCCCGTAAAATCGGGAGACGTCGAATTTTTATTTAAAGCCGAGAATCTAATAGGAGTCAAAACTCCAAATGCCAAATTCTTAATTAAAGTTTTACCGAAAGAGAAAGGTTATTTGGTAAAGTACGACAAAATCACAAGACCTCTTATAAGCGATATAAAAAAAGCGTACGAAGAGTTTGTAAAATTAAACGAAGCGAATATTCTTTTTGAAAATATAAAAGGCATAAAAGAGAAACTACCGAATAAAAATCTTCTTGATATCACAAGCGACCTTAGTGATATCGATATCGTAGAGGTGGGATTTGGTAGCGGTAGGCATCTTATTCATCTCGCTAAAGAAAACCCGGATAAAATTATTTTAGGTATTGAAATTCACAAACCTTCAATCGAGCAAGTATTAAAAAGAATAGAACATGAAAAAATAGAAAACATAAGAGTTTTGAATCACGACGCAAGAATAATTCTAAGCAAAATCCAATCAAACAGACTAAGCGCAATCTACGTTCATTTTCCGGTGCCTTGGGATAAAAAACCTCACAGAAGAGTAATGAATAAAGATTTTATAAACGAAAGTATAAGAACTCTAAAAAAAGACGGCTTTTTACATCTAAGAACGGACAGCCCTAAATATTTCAACTACTCTTTAAATCTATTTTTGGATTACGACGAAATAGACATAAGAATCAAAAAAAACAGACCTTACGTAGTCTCAAGCAAATATGAAGACAGATGGAAAAAAATGAATAAGGATATTTTCGATATTTATATGTATAATTTCACGATTTCAGAGCCGCTTGTGGAGAATTTCGACTTTTCTTTCGAAAAAAGACTCGAAAACTTGGATTTTAAGCCAAAAATTTATAATAATTTCGTTATACATATAGAAAAAGTTTTTAAAATTGACGAAACTAAAGAGCTAATAAGAGCTACAATCGGAAATTTCAATCGACCCGAACACATCTACATATTAAACAAAGACAAACCGGAATATTTCAAAATGCCGGCACCTATAAAAGAAAATTACGAAGCTCATTTGGAGTTAAAAAGGTTATTTAATGGCGATAATAGTCGATGCGAATAATTTTTCGATTTTTTACGACAACACACAAATCATAAAACCCTCTTCTTTTAAAATAAACACCGGGGATTTCGTTTTTTTAACGGGAGTTTCGGGAAGCGGGAAGACATCTATCATAAAAGCTCTTTACGGAGAGATAAGACCAAAAGGTTCTCTTAGAATAGGCGAATTTGAGATGAGTAAAATCTCAAAATCCCAACTTGCAACACTCAGACGACATTTAGGAGTCGTTTTTCAAGATTTCAGACTTATCCCGGAATGGACTATCTTAAAAAACGTTATGCTTCCTCTTTTAATAAAAGGCATCGACAAACAAGAAGCCGAAGCATTAGCTCTAAAAGAGCTCAAAAAAGTAAAACTATCCCACAAAGCCGACAAATATCCGGCGGAGCTTAGTGGTGGTGAGCAGCAAAGAGCGGCAATCGCAAGAGCGATTATCCACAGACCCATAATGATTTTAGCGGACGAACCGATTTCCGGGCTTGACGAGTATTCGGCATCGCTTGTTATGGATTTGTTTAAGTTGGCAAACGACAGCGGGATTACTATTTTGGTGGCTTCACACTCTATGCCTCAAGATTTCAGCCGGGAATACAGACAGTTACATATTGAAAAAGGTGAAGTTTATGAACTCTCTTAAAAGTCATATTACGTTAATTTTAGCGCTAATTTCGATACTTTTCAGTATATTTTTATTCAGGGTTTTTTCTGAGATAATGCATCTATATCAAAAAAATATCGTCGATAACTACTCTATCGTTATCGTTTCCACTTCAAAAATAGATAGCGTAAATATTCCGGTTGTAGAAAAGACAATCCCGATAGATACTACAAAACAACTAAAAACACTTCAAAAAAAGTTTAAAAACATAGACTTCACCAAAGTACAACTTCCATATTTTTACAAGCTAAAACTAAAACGACTGCCGTCTCCAAAAGAGCTTAAACATTTAGAAGAGAGACTAAAAGAAAAAGCATACGTTAAAAGAGTACTGACCCACTCTTCTTCACAAACCAAAATTTACAATCTTTTAATGCTTTTAAATATCATAACGAAAACTTTTATGGTGATAATAGGAATTTTAGGATTTTTATTAATCGTAAAACAGCTTGAAGTTTGGAAACTTCTACACAACGAAAGAATGTATATTATGGAGCTTTTCGGAGCGCCGGTTTGGTTTAGAGGAGCTGCGTTATTTAAAATTGCGTTTTTAAATTCTATTTTCGCGTTGATAATTACATACGTTTTAATCTATTTTGTTTCAAACAGCTACTTTTTCAATATGGTTATCAACGAACTGAATATAAGTTTCAATATCGATTATCTAAAAGAGTTCGGTATTTTATTCGTTATAGCGATGGCTATATCGTTAATTTCGTCAATATTGGTGGTGGTTGCTAAAAAATGAGGTGGATTGTAATATTTTTAGCGGTTTTGGTTTTCGGAGCAAGTGTTACGACTACGAAAAAAGAGATAAAAAAAACACAAATCATTATCTCCAAAATGAACGACAAACTTGATAAATTGGCTCGAGAAATAAGAAAAAAACAACAAAGCATAAACTCTTTAAACTCCAAAATCAACTCTTTAAACAAAGAAATAGCAAAACTCCAAGAAACACTAAAAGACGCAAACAAAGTCTTAGGAGAGCTAAACGACTTAAAAAAAGGTTATGTCGAAAAAGAAAATAGAATAAAAAACGAAATAATCGACTTTTTATCTACAAACTACTATCTCGACACACAAGAAGTCGATAACGTAAACGATTTGATATATAACGAAATTTCAAAAAAAATCTTAGAAGCAAACGCGCAAAAAATCGCCAAAATAGTAAAACAGAGCAAAACGATAAACCAAAACATCTCTTCGATTAACAAAAAAATAGACCAGATAATCAAAAAACAACAAGAACTAAAATCAAAAAAAGAAAAACTGCTAAGCCTGTTAAAAGCCAGAAAAAAAGAGATTCAAGCCCTAAACAGACAAAAACTTCTTTATAAAAAACGACTCGAAGCGCTTATAAGAAAACAAAAGAACCTCCAAAACAGATTGGCTCAGTTAAAAATTATCAAAAAAAGAAAAAATAATTATCAGCCGAATTATAAAGTAAAAACGGCAGTATATAGAGGCCAAAAAACGATTCCTCCTCTAAAAGGTAGGGTTATTAAAAAATTCGGAAGTTATATCGACCCGGTATATAAAATCAGAATTTATAACGATTCAATTACGATAAAACCTTATCAAAAAAATGCGGTTGTCAGGGCCATTATGCCAGGCAAAGTCGTATATATAGGCGAAAATAACGATAAAAAAATTATTGTTATTAAACATAGAGGGGATATTTTCAGTATTTACGCAAACCTCGATAAAATCTCTCCGCTTATAAAAAAAGGAAAATACGTAAAAAGAGGACAAATAATCGCAAGAGTTACCGATACTTTGGAATTTGAAGTAACTTACAAAGAAAAACCGATCAATCCTTTAAAAGTGATTTCTCTTAGATAGTTTTTGCAAATTTTGGTAAAATACCATTTTAAAAAGGCGTCTTTATGAAAAGAAAAGAGAATAGGATTTTAATAAAATTTTCAGGTGAAGCACTCGCGGGTGAAAACGGATTCGGGATTGACACTCAGGTTTTAAAATATCTTGCCGACGAAATAAAATCGGTTATCGATGCCGGATATGAAGTGGCGGTGGTTATCGGAGGAGGTAACTTCATCAGAGGCGTAAGCGCTGCAAAAGACGGAATCATCAGAAGAACAAGCGGTGATTATATGGGAATGCTCGCAACGGTAATCAACGCCGTAGCAATGCAAGAAGCATTGGAAAACGAGAATGTTCCCGTTAGAGTTCAAAGCGCAATAAAAATGGAAGAAATTGCCGAAAATTTTATCGTAAGACGTGCGATAAGACACCTCGAAAAAGGAAGAGTCGTAATTTTCGCAGCCGGTACCGGAAATCCGTTTTTTACTACGGATACGGCGGGTGTGCTTAGAGCCAGCGAAATAGGCGCAAGCGCAATTATAAAAGCTACCAAAGTTGACGGAATTTACGACAAAGACCCTGCAAAATACGAAGACGCAAAACTTTTAAAAGAGATTTCATACGACGAAGCTCTAAAAGAAAACATCAAAGTAATGGACGATACGGCTATAGCTCTTGCAAGAGAAAACAAACTGCCGATTATCGTATGTAATATGTTTAAAAAAGGAAATTTACTAAAAATCCTAAAAAAAGACCCTGATGCAAAATACTCAATCGTAAAGGAGAAGTAAATGAGAATTGAACAAGTAAACGCAAAAGCGCTTGAGAGAGTTGATTATGACAGATATCTTTTAGCCCAAGCCGTTGCAAAAAGAGTAAACGAACTTCTAAACGGAGCGAAACCTCTTATAGATTTACCTAAAAAAAATATGCAATTAACTGAAATCGCAACACTTGAAATCGCGGAAGGTTTGATTAAGGTTAAAGAATCTTGAAAAAAGATTTCGAACAACTTTTACAACGAATTCAAAACATAAAAACAACCGAAGAAGCTAAAAAGCTTCTTTTATCTCGCGTAGATACTCCAAAAATCAGAAAAGCCCTCGATTTTGCAATAAAAGCTCACTCAGGTCAAAAAAGAAAAAGTGGCGAAGATTATGTAATTCATCCGATTTTAGTAGCGACGATTACGAGTTATTTCAACGACAGCGAAGATGTAATAATCGCGGCGATTTTACACGACGTCGTAGAAGATACCGAATATACAATCTGGTACATCAAAGACGAATTCGGAAGCGAAGTGGCTAATTTAGTAGAAGGTTTAACAAAAATAGTCGAAATAAGAGGCTCTTCACTTGCACCTTCCACATCAAACGAAAAGCTTGCAAAATCGGCAATGACGTTTAGAAAAATGCTTTTAGCGTCAATCAACGACATAAGAGTACTCGTAATCAAGCTTTGCGACAGACTTCATAATATGATGACGCTTGACGCACTACCTCCTCATAAACAAAAAAGAATAGCGGAAGAAACTCTTGTGGTTTACACCCCGATAGCCCATAGACTCGGGATTGCCACTATCAAAAACATACTTGAAGATTTGGCTTTTAAATATCTTCTTCCCGAAGAATACAAAAAAATAGACGACTATATAAAAAAACACAAAGAAGAGTTTCAATTAAGACTTAACGAATTCATTCAAAAAATCGAAAAACTGCTATTAAAAAACGGCTTTAAAGAAAACGAATTCGAAATAAAAAGCAGAATAAAACATTACTATTCGACATACCTCAAAATGCAAAGAAAAGGTATTTCGATTCAAGAGGTTTTGGACCTTTTAGCGGTTAGAATAATAGTAAAAAAACCTATCGAATGTTATGAAACTTTGGGGCTTGTGCATTTGAATTTCAGACCGTTAATCAGTAGATTTAAAGACTATATTGCAATTCCTAAAGAAAACGGATACCAAACAATACACACCACGGTTTATGACGGAAACTCGATTATAGAAGTACAAATAAGAACCGAAGATATGGATAAAAACGCAGAGTTCGGTATTGCCGCGCATTGGAAATACAAACTAAACACAGCCCTTCCGAATTTGGAGTGGCTAAAAGATATGAAATACGAAGAAGATGTCGAAGATTTCTACGAACTTGCCAAAAACGACCTATTTAGCGAAGATATCGTCGTATATTCTCCTAAATTCGATACCTTCACTCTCCCAAGAGGAGCTACGGCGCTTGATTTTGCATATGCGATTCATACCGACGTAGGAAATAAAGCCGTAGAAGCGTATGTAAATAAAGAAAAAGTATCGTTACTTCATCAATTAAAAACCGGAGATATCGTAAGAATCGTCACGGGAGATAAAAGTATTCCGAGATGTAGTTGGATAAACGCCCTAAAAACCAGCAAAGCCAAATACGAACAAAAAAGACTTTGCCGCCAAAAAGAATTAGAAATAGACAGAAAAGTGGCAATTGCGATTTTAAGTACGATTTTCGATTTGGATAAATTCAAAATAAGAGCGCTTATCAAAGCAAATAATTTATGCGAAAGCGTACCTAAAATAGTCGATGATAAAAATTTCTTAAAAGAAGTCGTCAAAAAAATCTATCAAACTATTAAAAAAAGAAACCTTTTATATTTCAAAAACATAAAATTAAAAGAGTATGTTTTCGGAAACATAAAAATTTTAAGCAACAAGCCGATTCAGGATATAAGTTTTCATTATTGCTGTCATCCTAAATTCGGAGACAAAATAGTAGGGCTTCTTGACAAAAAAGAAGTTGAAATTCATCACAGATTTTGTAATAATGCCGAAAACAAAATCCAAAAAGCAGTTTTCGTCGAGTGGGTTAAAAATGACCAAAACAGATACTTTTTAGTAGTTTCGTTGCCGAATAGAAAAGGTGAACTATCTAAATTCATAAACTTTTTAACGCGTCTTGATATTTTCATCCACTCGATTTCTTTAGGAAAAGAATCAAACAACTGCAAACTCGAAATAGAGTTTGACGATAAAAAAAGAGATTTGATTAAAAACAAAATCTCAAAAGAGTATAGAGTTATAGAATTCATACCAATAAAGGATGCATATAATGGTTAAAGAACTACCAAAACACCCTAACCTAAGTGAAGCGATGGCCGAAATTCAAAGAGGAACAAGCGAAATTATCGGCCTTGAAGAGATAGAAAAATTAGTAAATAAATATTTACATACAGGTGAGAGATTTACTATAAAAGCGGGCTTTGACCCAACTGCTCCAGATTTGCATTTAGGTCACACCGTACTACTTCAAAAATTAAAAACTTTCCAAAAATACGGAGCGAGAGTGCAATTTTTAATCGGTGATTTTACGGCTCAAATAGGAGACCCTACGGGAAAAAGCGCAACTCGTAAAATGCTAACCCCTGAGGAAGTTCAAGAAAACGCAAAAACATATAAAGAACAGGTATTTAAAATTCTCGATAAAGATTTAACCGATGTGGTTTTCAACTCAAAATGGCTAAACGAACTCGGAGCTGCCGGAATCGTAGAGCTTACGACAACTTATACGGTTGCAAGAATGCTTGAAAGAGACGATTTTGAAAAAAGATTCAAAAGCCAAACTCCTATAGCAATCAGCGAATTTATCTATCCTCTACTTCAAGGTTATGATAGCGTAGCGTTAAAAAGCGATATCGAAATAGGAGGAACTGACCAAAAATTTAACCTTTTAATGGGAAGACACCTCCAAAAAGTATATAACGTAGGAAAAGAACAAAGCGTAATTATGATGCCGCTTCTTGTGGGACTTGACGGCGTAAATAAAATGAGTAAATCTCTTGGAAACTATATCGGTATAACGGAAGATCCGAATACTATTTTTGCAAAAGTATTATCTATTTCCGATGAACTTATGTGGGATTGGTATGAGCTTTTGAGTGAAAAATCTCTAAAAGAAATAGAAGAATTGAAACAAAAAGTAAAAGATGGAATGAACCCTAAAATAGCAAAAGAGATGCTTGCAATCGAAATTGTAGATAGATTCCACGGAAAAGGTGCCGGATTAAAAGCAAAAGAACATTTCGATAAAGTGCATAAACAAGGACAAATTCCGGACGATATACAAGAGTTTGAAATTGAACCGATGAACGTAGTAGACGCTCTTGTAACTACGAAATTAGCAAACTCAAAAAGCGAAGCGAGACGTCATATCAAAGGCGGAGCGGTCAGAGTAAACCAAGAAAAAATAAGCGATCAAAACTTAATGTTGGAATCAGGAAAAGAGTATATACTACAAATAGGAAAAAGAAAGTTTGCAAAAGTAAAGGTTAAATAATGAATCCGTTAAAAATAGGAAAACATACGATAAAACACCCTATCATACAAGGTGGTATGGGGCTTGGAATAAGCTGGGACAGACTTGCCGGGAATGTTAGCAAACACGGAGGTTTAGGAGTTATTAGTGCGGTTGGTACGGGATATTACGAAAACAAAAAATACGCTAAAAAGTTAGTTGAAGGCAGACCTCTTAGCGAAAAAGACTTTTATAATAAAGATGCATTATTCAAAATATTTGAAAACGCAAGAAAAATCTGCGGTGATGCGCCTCTTGGAGTAAATATTTTATACGCTATCAACGACTATGGAAGAGTTGTTAGAGACGCTTGTGAAGCGGGAGCCGATATTATTATTACAGGTGCCGGGCTTCCTACGGATATGCCGGAATTTACAAAAGATTTCCCTGATGTGGCGCTCGTGCCTATCGTTTCTACCGATAGAGCGTTTAAAGTTATTGCAAAAAGATGGGAAAAAAGATACAAAAGATTACCTGATGCGGTAATTGTCGAGGGACCTCTAAGCGGAGGACATCAAGGTTTTAAATACGAAGATTGCTTCAAAGAAGAAAATCAGCTTGAAAATTTAATCCCGAAAGTAAGAGAAGAAGTAGATAAGTGGGATAAAAACATCCCGGTTATCGCAGCAGGAGGTATTTGGAATAGAGAAGATATCTTAAAATTCCTATCTCTTGGAGCCCAAGGCGTACAAATGGGTACGAGATTCGCACTGACTTATGAATGTGACGCAAGTGATGAATTTAAACAAACTCTTTTAAACGCAAAAAAAGAAGATATCATCCTTATGAAATCACCGGTAGGATATCCGGCAAGAGGAATAAGAACTCCGCTAATAGAAAAAGTTGAAAAAAGAGAAGGTCCTATTATCAAATGTATCTCAAACTGCGTACAGCCTTGTAACAGAGGTGAAGAAGCAAGAAAAGTCGGATATTGTATCGCAGACAGACTCGCGGACGCATACGAAGGAAACAAAGATTTAGGACTATACTTTAGCGGTGCGTACGCTTATAAAGCCGACAGATTAATGCATGTAGAAGAACTTATAAAAGAGTTAATCGGAGAATGAGAAAAGTAATATTTCTTTTCTTTTTCGTTTTTTTATTTGCTTGTGATACGTCATCGTATAATGCCGCATACAAAGACTACTATACAAACCAACAACGCTATATCGAAAGCCTGCTTGACGGAGATAAACAAAAAGAAATAAAAGCACTAAAAGAGATAATTCAGTGCGGGAAATACCTAAATTTCGATATCAGAGAATACCAAACGAAACTAAATAAACTTTTAAAAAAATATCCTCAAAAAACAAAAAAAACAAAACAATCAAATTCTTCAAACAAAAAAGAAACAAAAAAAACAATCTATTCGAAATATATAAAAATTCATTCCATAAACCCCCTAAGAATCACTATTCCCGATACAAACATAAAAACTTTTACTATAAAAAGAAAAAACGTTTACAAAAAAGTAATAGACATAAAAGACGCCATCACTCCTAAATTTTATAAAAAGAAAATAGGAAATATATTACTCAGAATAGCACAATTCAACAAAAACACCGTAAGAATAGTCTATTCTTCAAACAAACCTTTTAAATTCAAATACGAAGTAAAAAACAAACTTCTTCTAACATATCTAAACCCCGAAAACTCAAAATCAAAACCGAAACTATTCTTACCTACAAAACCTAAAAAAGTAAAAAGAAAAATCATAGTAATAGACCCCGGACACGGCGGAAGAGATGTAGGCGGAGTCGGACTTGGCAACAGATATGAAAAAATAGCAGTACTGAAAATTGCAAAATATCTAAAATACTACCTTCAAAAAGAGGGATACAAAGTCTATATGACCCGCTCAAGAGACGTTTTTATTCCTCTTAAAAAAAGAACTCATTTCGCAAATGAAAAACACGCCGATCTTTTTGTATCGATTCATTGTAATATCGCTCCTAAACACTTAAAATCACCTCATGGAATAGAAACGTACTTTTTATCTCCGACTAGAAACGAAAGAGCGATTCAAGTCGCAAGACTTGAAAATAAAGAGATAAAAGGGTTAAATTATTTAGACCAAAGAGTTATTCTCAATTTCCTTAATCGAGATAGAATAATAGATTCGAATAAACTTGCTATCGACATTCAAAACGGAATGCTTAGAAGTTTAAGAGCGAAGTATTCAGGTGTTAAAGACGGAGGAGTCAGACCGGCT is part of the Caminibacter pacificus genome and encodes:
- a CDS encoding DNA-directed RNA polymerase subunit omega; the encoded protein is MRIEQVNAKALERVDYDRYLLAQAVAKRVNELLNGAKPLIDLPKKNMQLTEIATLEIAEGLIKVKES
- a CDS encoding cell division ATP-binding protein FtsE, yielding MAIIVDANNFSIFYDNTQIIKPSSFKINTGDFVFLTGVSGSGKTSIIKALYGEIRPKGSLRIGEFEMSKISKSQLATLRRHLGVVFQDFRLIPEWTILKNVMLPLLIKGIDKQEAEALALKELKKVKLSHKADKYPAELSGGEQQRAAIARAIIHRPIMILADEPISGLDEYSASLVMDLFKLANDSGITILVASHSMPQDFSREYRQLHIEKGEVYELS
- a CDS encoding fibronectin type III domain-containing protein, with the translated sequence MKKYLLLAISLLLMTGCAINNKPAPKSNPNLPTVKNFKAYPDRNAMALFWDPVKNMSGYYIQRYSPKTKKWTQIATINDPYKSIYVDKKLKPNTIYKYRIATFDKNQVPSLAVETSQKTLPPLSAVIPVESKPLEKGMIKIIFRPHQNERVEEYKIQRFNDSKAKWETIGTLSPRLNVEFIDRGLKDGKIYKYRIIAISFDGIKSYPSKTIVVSTYPKPPVVLNLKASVDLPKKIKITWSPVPNAVAYKIYYSTSAQGAFSLLAKTQNTYYIDNIGKDGVKRFYKVTAVSKYGTESLLNESPVVMGMTLPAPAKPIVSTNITANQVEFIFTSPDNRAAKYLIIKKEKEGFLKYKTTKYVTSKNSFIDTINPKKEYEYEIYEVDKYGLISKKPAVVEIGG
- the pyrH gene encoding UMP kinase, which translates into the protein MKRKENRILIKFSGEALAGENGFGIDTQVLKYLADEIKSVIDAGYEVAVVIGGGNFIRGVSAAKDGIIRRTSGDYMGMLATVINAVAMQEALENENVPVRVQSAIKMEEIAENFIVRRAIRHLEKGRVVIFAAGTGNPFFTTDTAGVLRASEIGASAIIKATKVDGIYDKDPAKYEDAKLLKEISYDEALKENIKVMDDTAIALARENKLPIIVCNMFKKGNLLKILKKDPDAKYSIVKEK
- the trmB gene encoding tRNA (guanosine(46)-N7)-methyltransferase TrmB, which encodes MPHIVIDKIKNIDYPVKSGDVEFLFKAENLIGVKTPNAKFLIKVLPKEKGYLVKYDKITRPLISDIKKAYEEFVKLNEANILFENIKGIKEKLPNKNLLDITSDLSDIDIVEVGFGSGRHLIHLAKENPDKIILGIEIHKPSIEQVLKRIEHEKIENIRVLNHDARIILSKIQSNRLSAIYVHFPVPWDKKPHRRVMNKDFINESIRTLKKDGFLHLRTDSPKYFNYSLNLFLDYDEIDIRIKKNRPYVVSSKYEDRWKKMNKDIFDIYMYNFTISEPLVENFDFSFEKRLENLDFKPKIYNNFVIHIEKVFKIDETKELIRATIGNFNRPEHIYILNKDKPEYFKMPAPIKENYEAHLELKRLFNGDNSRCE
- a CDS encoding RluA family pseudouridine synthase: MQEWYNFIKKGANIKKEIIATTNERVDKFLSKELNENRNQIEQLIKKGLVKVNSKPIKKGGVKLKQGDIIEITFPKTEEKESKKADFDIPILYEDEDLLIINKPPGVVVHPAPSYKEATLVDWLKQKGYSLSTIAGDERFGIVHRIDKETSGALVIAKNNKTHEFLSNQLKDKSMGRYYLMLLNEPLKEAKCVEAPIARNPKNRLKMAIVNGGKEAKTLFVPIQDNLTAAKLFTGRTHQIRVHLTKLGRYILGDTTYGKKEQKIPRVMLHARELYLTHPNGQKLSIIAPLFDDFKTLIQGIDDEKISSLSNIFATYDGMCDKQQTGA
- a CDS encoding murein hydrolase activator EnvC family protein; this translates as MRWIVIFLAVLVFGASVTTTKKEIKKTQIIISKMNDKLDKLAREIRKKQQSINSLNSKINSLNKEIAKLQETLKDANKVLGELNDLKKGYVEKENRIKNEIIDFLSTNYYLDTQEVDNVNDLIYNEISKKILEANAQKIAKIVKQSKTINQNISSINKKIDQIIKKQQELKSKKEKLLSLLKARKKEIQALNRQKLLYKKRLEALIRKQKNLQNRLAQLKIIKKRKNNYQPNYKVKTAVYRGQKTIPPLKGRVIKKFGSYIDPVYKIRIYNDSITIKPYQKNAVVRAIMPGKVVYIGENNDKKIIVIKHRGDIFSIYANLDKISPLIKKGKYVKRGQIIARVTDTLEFEVTYKEKPINPLKVISLR
- a CDS encoding RelA/SpoT family protein, giving the protein MKKDFEQLLQRIQNIKTTEEAKKLLLSRVDTPKIRKALDFAIKAHSGQKRKSGEDYVIHPILVATITSYFNDSEDVIIAAILHDVVEDTEYTIWYIKDEFGSEVANLVEGLTKIVEIRGSSLAPSTSNEKLAKSAMTFRKMLLASINDIRVLVIKLCDRLHNMMTLDALPPHKQKRIAEETLVVYTPIAHRLGIATIKNILEDLAFKYLLPEEYKKIDDYIKKHKEEFQLRLNEFIQKIEKLLLKNGFKENEFEIKSRIKHYYSTYLKMQRKGISIQEVLDLLAVRIIVKKPIECYETLGLVHLNFRPLISRFKDYIAIPKENGYQTIHTTVYDGNSIIEVQIRTEDMDKNAEFGIAAHWKYKLNTALPNLEWLKDMKYEEDVEDFYELAKNDLFSEDIVVYSPKFDTFTLPRGATALDFAYAIHTDVGNKAVEAYVNKEKVSLLHQLKTGDIVRIVTGDKSIPRCSWINALKTSKAKYEQKRLCRQKELEIDRKVAIAILSTIFDLDKFKIRALIKANNLCESVPKIVDDKNFLKEVVKKIYQTIKKRNLLYFKNIKLKEYVFGNIKILSNKPIQDISFHYCCHPKFGDKIVGLLDKKEVEIHHRFCNNAENKIQKAVFVEWVKNDQNRYFLVVSLPNRKGELSKFINFLTRLDIFIHSISLGKESNNCKLEIEFDDKKRDLIKNKISKEYRVIEFIPIKDAYNG